A single region of the Epinephelus moara isolate mb chromosome 12, YSFRI_EMoa_1.0, whole genome shotgun sequence genome encodes:
- the mtfr2 gene encoding mitochondrial fission regulator 2: MSLIEDILDVLRVVLEYFGVPPDMLVPVWDSQLCGQYRSIVRMIGTNLPLTPSPRIHFQIPLLTHRPQGYVDVTAETPSIPSFADVMWVFEDEGESFAKTRNHLPPKKQSTVNQNVVRYPGPAQPSKAQRGGGPVRQTADPEALRKITALESELLKLRAQIAMIVTAAPGSGLTEPQNTIGTPLMSPPPPPALTSTPRCAAPPPPPPPPPPPLPLPSCPAASSDSVLELIRQRRRNEKNLDKPQDSKVKGMPSMLDVLKDLNQVKLRSVERSPGGTPVRKRRSKGGTALLSDPAALIAEALKRKFAQHRHNNSSDKENSLELSPFGSPETPKVPLHMRRSQGRLHL; this comes from the exons ATGTCTTTAATAGAGGATATTCTAGATGTGCTGCGCGTCGTCCTGGAGTACTTTGGGGTGCCTCCGGACATG CTGGTTCCAGTGTGGGACAGTCAGCTGTGCGGTCAGTATCGCAGCATTGTGCGGATGATTGGGACCAACCTCCCACTGACACCTTCACCACGAATCCACTTTCAG ATCCCCCTTCTCACCCATCGGCCCCAGGGTTATGTGGACGTCACCGCGGAGACGCCGTCCATCCCCTCGTTCGCTGATGTCATGTGGGTGTTCGAGGATGAAGGGGAGAGCTTTGCTAAGACCAG GAACCATTTACCTCCAAAGAAGCAAAGTACTGTAAACCAGAATGTGGTGAGATACCCAGGACCGGCCCAGCCGAGTAAAGCCCAGAGAGGAGGCGGACCTGTGAGGCAGACAGCTGATCCAGAGGCTCTGAGGAAGATCACAGCGCTGGAGAGCGAGCTGCTCAAACTACGAGCTCAGATAGCCATGATCGTTACTGCAGCTCCAGGCTCAG GTCTGACCGAGCCCCAGAATACCATAGGCACGCCTTTGATGTCTCCTCCCCCTCCGCCAGCTCTCACCTCCACACCTCGCTGTGCTGCTCCTCCCCCACCGccgcctccacctcctcctcctcttcctcttccttcctgCCCAGCCGCCTCCTCTGACTCTGTTTTAGAGCTGATCCGCCAGCGCAGGAGGAACGAGAAAAACCTTGACAAGCCGCAGGACTCCAAAGTTAAAGGGATGCCGTCCATGCTGGATGTTCTCAAGGACTTAAATCAAGTTAAACTGCGCTCAGTGGAGAG ATCACCTGGGGGGACACCGGTCAGAAAGAGACGCAGTAAGGGAGGTACAGCATTGCTCAGTGACCCAGCAGCTCTAATCGCAGAAGCGTTGAAGAGAAAGTTCGCTCAGCATCGCCACAACAACTCCTCTGATAAGGAGAACTCGCTTGAGCTCTCGCCGTTTGGCAGTCCAGAAACACCCAAG GTCCCTCTCCACATGAGACGCAGTCAGGGTCGCCTCCACCTCTGA
- the armc1l gene encoding armadillo repeat containing 1, like isoform X1: MCLVKLSKMMDALSVVSQLRDLASEPQNRAVIVQDQGCLPGLVLFLDHQNPEVLLATLQTLRYLAELSPNIPTMKNELGMMVSLENLIERDGLSVDITALAREVFDILSAPANPVPRTPERQRRKKSQFFINSSNKKAKSVTLHIQGLDSTDQRGLCEEALLKVRGVISFTFQMASKRCTVRIRSDLSTESLASAIAATKVLSAQQVVKNETGEEVLIPLNPSGVEVQQNSAIPDYLPEEEESPEREVDRAISRTTAKEDSSGSWLNAAAGFLTKTFYW; encoded by the exons ATGT GTCTAGTAAAGTTATCAAAGATGATGGATGCACTGTCGGTGGTGAGCCAGCTGCGGGACCTGGCCTCTGAGCCGCAGAACCGAGCGGTGATAGTCCAGGATCAGGGCTGTCTCCCCGGGTTGGTCCTCTTCCTGGACCACCAGAACCCAGAGGTGCTACTTGCGACTCTTCAG ACCCTGCGCTACTTGGCTGAGTTGTCCCCCAACATCCCCACCATGAAGAATGAACTGGGTATGATGGTCAGCTTGGAGAATCTAATTGAGAG GGACGGCTTGTCTGTCGACATCACAGCTTTGGCCCGGGAGGTGTTTGACATTCTGAGTGCGCCTGCTAATCCTGTGCCACGCACAcctgagaggcagaggaggaagaaatcCCAGTTCTTTATCAACTCCTCCAACAAGAAGGCCAAGTCTGTCACTCTGCACATCCAGGGCCTGGACAGCACT GACCAGCGAGGCCTGTGTGAGGAGGCTCTTCTGAAGGTCAGAGGAGTCATCAGCTTCACCTTCCAGATGGCTTCCAAAAGATGCACCGTCCGCATCCGTTCAGACCTGTCCACTGAG AGTCTGGCATCAGCCATCGCTGCCACTAAGGTGTTGTCAGCCCAGCAGGTGGTGAAGAATGAGACAGGAGAAGAG GTTTTAATCCCTCTGAACCCGTCTGGAGTGGAAGTGCAGCAGAACTCTGCTATACCCGACTACCTcccagaggaagaggagagccCAGAGAGGGAGGTCGACCGAGCAATTTCCCGCACCACAGCTAAGGAGGATTCCAGCGGGAGCTGGCTCAACGCTGCCGCCGGCTTCCTCACCAAGACATTCTACTGGTGA
- the armc1l gene encoding armadillo repeat containing 1, like isoform X2 translates to MMDALSVVSQLRDLASEPQNRAVIVQDQGCLPGLVLFLDHQNPEVLLATLQTLRYLAELSPNIPTMKNELGMMVSLENLIERDGLSVDITALAREVFDILSAPANPVPRTPERQRRKKSQFFINSSNKKAKSVTLHIQGLDSTDQRGLCEEALLKVRGVISFTFQMASKRCTVRIRSDLSTESLASAIAATKVLSAQQVVKNETGEEVLIPLNPSGVEVQQNSAIPDYLPEEEESPEREVDRAISRTTAKEDSSGSWLNAAAGFLTKTFYW, encoded by the exons ATGATGGATGCACTGTCGGTGGTGAGCCAGCTGCGGGACCTGGCCTCTGAGCCGCAGAACCGAGCGGTGATAGTCCAGGATCAGGGCTGTCTCCCCGGGTTGGTCCTCTTCCTGGACCACCAGAACCCAGAGGTGCTACTTGCGACTCTTCAG ACCCTGCGCTACTTGGCTGAGTTGTCCCCCAACATCCCCACCATGAAGAATGAACTGGGTATGATGGTCAGCTTGGAGAATCTAATTGAGAG GGACGGCTTGTCTGTCGACATCACAGCTTTGGCCCGGGAGGTGTTTGACATTCTGAGTGCGCCTGCTAATCCTGTGCCACGCACAcctgagaggcagaggaggaagaaatcCCAGTTCTTTATCAACTCCTCCAACAAGAAGGCCAAGTCTGTCACTCTGCACATCCAGGGCCTGGACAGCACT GACCAGCGAGGCCTGTGTGAGGAGGCTCTTCTGAAGGTCAGAGGAGTCATCAGCTTCACCTTCCAGATGGCTTCCAAAAGATGCACCGTCCGCATCCGTTCAGACCTGTCCACTGAG AGTCTGGCATCAGCCATCGCTGCCACTAAGGTGTTGTCAGCCCAGCAGGTGGTGAAGAATGAGACAGGAGAAGAG GTTTTAATCCCTCTGAACCCGTCTGGAGTGGAAGTGCAGCAGAACTCTGCTATACCCGACTACCTcccagaggaagaggagagccCAGAGAGGGAGGTCGACCGAGCAATTTCCCGCACCACAGCTAAGGAGGATTCCAGCGGGAGCTGGCTCAACGCTGCCGCCGGCTTCCTCACCAAGACATTCTACTGGTGA